From a region of the Streptococcus ruminantium genome:
- the ptsP gene encoding phosphoenolpyruvate--protein phosphotransferase, whose amino-acid sequence MTEMLKGIAASDGVAVAKAYLLVQPDLSFETVTVEDTNAEEARLDAALEASQNELSVIRENAVASLGEEAAAVFDAHLMVLSDPEMIGQIKETIRAKKTNAETGLKEVTDMFIAIFEGMEDNPYMQERAADIRDVAKRVLAHLLGVRLPNPAAIDEESIVIAHDLTPSDTAQLNKQFVKAFVTNIGGRTSHSAIMARTLEIAAVLGTNNITEIVKDGDVLAVNGITGDVVINPSEEVIAEFKAAGEAYAKQKAEWALLKDAQTVTADGKHFELAANIGTPKDVEGVNDNGAEAVGLYRTEFLYMDSQDFPTEDEQYEAYKAVLEGMNGKPVVVRTMDIGGDKELPYFDLPHEMNPFLGFRALRISISETGNQMFRTQLRALLRSSVHGKLRIMFPMVALLTEFRAAKAILEEEKANLLAAGIAVADDIEVGIMIEIPAAAMIADQFAKEVDFFSIGTNDLIQYTMAADRMNEQVSYLYQPYNPSILRLINNVIKAAHAEGKWAGMCGEMAGDQQAVPLLVGMGLDEFSMSATSVLRTRSLMKKLDTAKMEEYAQRALTECATAEEVLALQKEYVDFD is encoded by the coding sequence ATGACAGAAATGCTTAAAGGAATTGCAGCATCAGATGGTGTTGCCGTTGCTAAGGCATATCTACTCGTTCAGCCAGATTTGTCTTTCGAAACTGTTACAGTTGAAGATACAAATGCAGAGGAAGCTCGTTTGGATGCTGCTCTAGAAGCATCACAGAACGAGCTTTCTGTTATTCGTGAGAACGCAGTAGCTAGCCTAGGTGAAGAGGCCGCAGCCGTATTTGATGCACATTTGATGGTTCTTTCTGACCCAGAAATGATCGGTCAGATAAAAGAGACAATCCGTGCTAAGAAAACCAATGCTGAGACAGGTTTGAAAGAAGTCACAGATATGTTTATCGCTATCTTTGAAGGTATGGAAGACAACCCATACATGCAAGAGCGTGCAGCAGATATTCGTGACGTAGCTAAGCGTGTGTTGGCGCATTTGCTTGGTGTTCGTTTGCCAAACCCAGCAGCTATTGATGAAGAGTCTATCGTCATTGCTCATGACTTGACCCCTTCAGATACAGCACAGTTGAACAAACAGTTTGTAAAAGCCTTTGTGACAAATATCGGTGGACGTACAAGCCATTCAGCTATTATGGCTCGTACACTTGAAATTGCGGCTGTTTTAGGGACAAATAACATTACGGAAATTGTCAAAGATGGCGATGTATTGGCTGTTAACGGTATCACCGGTGATGTTGTTATCAACCCATCTGAAGAAGTGATTGCAGAATTTAAGGCTGCTGGCGAAGCTTATGCAAAACAAAAAGCTGAGTGGGCTCTCCTCAAAGATGCTCAAACAGTTACTGCTGATGGCAAGCACTTTGAATTGGCAGCCAATATCGGTACACCAAAAGACGTTGAGGGTGTTAATGATAACGGTGCAGAAGCTGTCGGTCTTTATCGGACAGAGTTCTTGTACATGGATTCTCAAGACTTCCCGACTGAAGATGAGCAATACGAAGCGTATAAAGCAGTACTTGAAGGTATGAATGGCAAACCAGTTGTGGTTCGTACAATGGATATTGGTGGTGATAAGGAGCTTCCTTACTTTGATCTCCCGCATGAGATGAACCCATTCCTTGGTTTCCGTGCCCTTCGTATCTCTATCTCTGAGACTGGTAACCAAATGTTCCGTACACAGTTGCGCGCTCTTCTTCGTTCATCTGTACACGGAAAACTACGGATCATGTTCCCAATGGTTGCTCTGTTGACAGAGTTCCGTGCGGCGAAAGCTATCCTTGAAGAAGAAAAAGCAAACTTGTTGGCAGCAGGCATTGCAGTTGCAGATGATATTGAAGTGGGTATTATGATTGAAATCCCAGCAGCAGCGATGATTGCGGACCAATTTGCAAAAGAAGTAGACTTCTTCTCTATTGGTACAAACGATCTTATCCAATACACAATGGCGGCAGATCGTATGAACGAGCAGGTTTCATACCTTTACCAACCATACAACCCATCTATCCTACGTTTGATTAACAATGTAATCAAGGCTGCACATGCAGAAGGCAAGTGGGCTGGTATGTGTGGTGAGATGGCAGGCGACCAACAAGCTGTTCCACTTCTTGTTGGTATGGGCTTGGATGAGTTCTCTATGAGTGCGACCTCTGTTCTTCGTACACGTAGCCTCATGAAGAAATTGGACACTGCCAAGATGGAAGAATACGCTCAGCGTGCATTGACAGAGTGTGCAACAGCTGAAGAAGTTCTTGCCCTTCAAAAAGAGTATGTAGATTTTGACTAA